The Actinoplanes sp. N902-109 genomic interval TCCAGGGCGCCCGCTACGACGTCGGACCAGGGACGGTGGACCGTGTCTGAGACAAGCCCCGAAAAGCCGCCAGCGGAGCCCTCAGCGGGTTCCGGCGAGCAGCAGATGGCCGGACCCGAGCTGGCCCGGGCGGTGCTGGACGCCGCACTGGCCAAGCGCCGGACGGCGCAGCAGCAGCCCCGCCGCCGTACGGAGGGCGGGGACGGCTCGGCCAGACGCCTGCGCGGCTATTCCGGGCCGGGCCCCGACCCCCGCGACCCGCAGCTCTTCGGCGCCGTGCTGGAACGCATCATGAAGCAGCGCGGCTGGCAGAAGCCGGCGGCCGAGGCAACCGTGTTCGGCGCCTGGGAGAAGGTGGTCGGCGCGGACATCGCCAAGCACAGCCGCCCGATCAAGCTCGAGGACGGCGTGCTGACCGTGGAGGCGGAGTCGACGGCCTGGGCCACCCAGCTGCGGCTGCTCGCCGCCCGGCTGCTCAAGAGCATCGCGGCCGAGGTCGGGCACAACGTCGTGACCAGGCTGAACATCCACGGCCCGGCGGCTCCGTCGTGGAACCGCGGGCCGCGCCGGGTGCAGGGCCGCGGACCCCGCGACACGTACGGCTGACCTGCCGCGACCTAGTAGTCGGCGAAAACCGCGTAGCCGCGGTCCGCGCAGCGCCGGTAGAAGCCGGAGAGCACGGCGAGCTCGGTGCGGGCAAAACTCCAGTGCGGAGCATTTCCGGCGTCGTCGCGCAGGGCGGCCAGCCGCTGGTCGAGCCAGCGCAGCTGCTGCTCGGCGAGGCGCCCGCCGGCCACTGCCGCCCGCATGACCTCGGCCACGGTGTCGAAGGTGACCAGGTCCCCGTACTGCTGATGGCCCTCGACGAAGCGTTCGAGCCCGCCGGCGATCCAGGCGCACCCGTCCGGGTCGATCACCGGGTCCTCGTCCTCGGCCGCCGCATCAGTGGCGTAAAGCACACCTTCCAGCCCGAGCAGCAGGTCGACGAGCTCGGTGTAGGCGGTGGCGCGGACCGTACCCGTCTTGGCGATGTGCAGCGCGAGCGCGCCGGTGGGCGCGGCGATGTCCGGCGCGTCCGCGACGGCGCCGAAGTCGACGAACTCCGCCGGGGCCACCGGGTCGTAGAACCGGTTCGTCCGCGGCCAGTGCACAGCCACGTTGTCCAGCCCCTTGTCGTGAGCCATGCGGGCTTCACCCTTTCTCGACCTGCCGGCTGCCACCGCCCGGCAGGGTGACGTCCCGCCGGTTGCGGGCCGTCCGGCCCTCCTCCGGCCCGCGCGGGCGAGGTTACGACACTTGCGTACGGGTCCGCGAGGCAGTGTCGGGAAGGTCCGGCTGCCGCCGAGCAGTGTCGCAGCGCGTGGCGTCGGCGTGGGTCAGGCGCGCTCGGGCAGCCACCCGCCCGATGGTTCGCCGTTGCGGAGGGGCTGCAATCCGTGTAGGGGGACCCGTGGGAACGACCCTCGACCGCCCTACGGCAATCTGAGGTGCCCGTACGAGGGTGCCGGACCCTCGATAACTCGCTCCGACGGAGTAGAATCGGAGAAGACCGGGAAAGTCCTTCCGTGGCACGGCGTCGATGTCGGTAAACCCGGCACCGGCTGTGGTCGTCACGCTACGCGATTTTTCCAGCCGATCACGATCCGCGGGACGACCGCGGCGACCGGCGCGCTCGGCACCACCGGTGGTCCGCCTCCTTCCCGCGGCTCGCTCGTCTGTGGCCCGCCCTGCTCGCCTGCCGTCCGCCGGCCGCCCCGCCAACCCCGTGACCAGGTCCTTCGCGGGCCCGGCGCGAGAAAGTGGCCGAGGGTGGCAGAGAAGAATCAGGAATACGGTGCCGGCTCCATCACCGTGCTCGAAGGCCTCGAGGCGGTCCGCAAGCGTCCCGGTATGTACATCGGTTCCACCGGCGAGCGCGGTCTGCACCACCTGGTCTGGGAGGTTGTGGACAACGCGGTGGACGAGGCCCTGGCCGGCTACTGCGACACCATCGACGTGGTCCTGCTGCCCGACGGTGGCGTCTCGGTCACCGACAACGGCCGTGGCTTCCCGGTCGACCTGCACCCGAAGTTGAAGAAGCCCGGTGTCGAGGTCGCGCTGACCGTGCTGCACGCCGGCGGCAAGTTCGACGGTAAGGCCTACGCGGTCTCCGGCGGTCTGCACGGCGTCGGCGTCTCCGTGGTGAACGCCCTCTCCACCCGGATGGCCGTCGAGATCCACAAGGACGGCTTCGTCTGGCGGCAGAAGTACGACGCCAGCAAGCCCGGCCCGCTGGACAAGGGCGAGGCCACCACGACGACCGGGTCGACGGTGCAGTTCTGGCCGGACGCGACGATCTTCGAGACCGTCGAGTTCGACTTCCAGACGATCTACCGCCGGCTGCAGGAGATGGCGTTCCTCAACAAGGGGCTGACCATCAACTTCACCGATCAGCGCGCCGAGTCCGCCGACGAGGAGGGCAACGCTCGCAAGGTCAGTTTCATGTACGAGAACGGCATCGCCGACTTCGTGCGGCACCTCAACAACACGAAGAACCCGGTGCACAAGTCCGTGATCGAGTTCGAGGCCGACTCGCCCGAGGAGGGCATGGCCATCGAGATCGCGATGCAGTGGAACGAGTCGTACGGCGAGTCGGTCTACACGTTCGCCAACCGCATCAACACGCACGAGGGCGGCACCCACGAAGAGGGCTTCCGCGCCGCGCTGACCAACACGATCAACCGGTACGGCGCCGAGAAGAAGTTCCTCAAGAGCGACGAGAAGCTCTCCGGCGAGGACATCCGCGAGGGTCTCGCCGCGATCATCTCGGTGACGCTGGCCAACCCGCAGTTCGAGGGTCAGACCAAGACCAAGCTCGGCAACACCAGCATGAAGAGCTTCGTGCAGAAGATCGCCAACGAGCGGATCGCGGACTGGTTCGACCGCAACCCGGCCGAGGCCAAGACGATCATCACCAAGGCGTCCCAGGCGGCCCGCGCCCGGATCGCCGCGCAGCAGGCGCGCAAGCTGGCCCGGCGCAAGTCGCTGCTGGAGTCCGGCTCGATGCCGGGCAAGCTGGCCGACTGCCAGTCCACCGACCCGCGGGTCTCCGAGCTGTTCATCGTCGAGGGCGACTCGGCCGGCGGCTCGGCCAAGCAGGGCCGGGACAGCCAGATCCAGGCGATCCTGCCGATCCGGGGCAAGATCCTCAACGTGGAGAAGGCCCGGATCGACCGGGTGCTCAAGAACAACGAGGTCCAGGCGCTGATCACCGCGCTCGGCACCGGCATCCACGACGACTTCGACATCGCCAAGCTGCGTTATCACAAGATCGTGCTGATGGCCGACGCCGACGTCGACGGCCAGCACATCCAGACGCTGCTGCTGACCCTGCTCTTCCGCTTCATGCGGCCGCTGGTCGAGGTGGGCCACGTCTACCTGGCCGCCCCGCCGCTCTACAAGATCAAGTGGAACAAGCGCGGTGACGACGCCCAGTACGCGTACTCCGACCGCGAGCGCGACGGCCTGATCGCCCTGCGCCAGCAGAAGAAGGCGAACGCCAAGCCGGACGACATCCAGCGGTTCAAGGGTCTCGGCGAGATGAACTTCCACGAGCTGTGGGACACCACCATGGACCCGTCGACCCGGACCCTGCGCCAAGTGACGCTGGACGACGCCGCCGTCGCGGACGAGCTGTTCAGCGTGCTCATGGGTGAGGACGTGGAGGCGCGGCGCTCGTTCATCCAGCGCAACGCCAAGGACGTGCGTTTCCTGGACATCTGATCCACCGGTGAGCGGTGCTGCGAAGCGCCGCTCACCGTGGGTTATGCACAGCGGTCAGCTGCTTTCCACAGCGTTATCCACAGCGAGATGTGTACTTCAAGCCCGAATGTCGGGTTTGGCCGCGAGTAAGGGTTAACTGTGACGGATATCCCCGAGAACCCCGCCGAAGAGCCGCAGAACGCGACCGGCGGCGGTGTCGGCCAGCGGGTCGAGCCGGTCGGTCTCGAAGTCGAGATGCAGCGGTCGTACCTCGACTACGCCATGAGCGTCATCGTCGGGCGCGCGCTGCCCGACGTGCGTGACGGCCTCAAGCCGGTGCACCGCAAGATCCTTTACGCGATGTACGACTCGGGCTTCCGCCCGGACCGCGGGTACGTCAAGTGCGCCCGCGTCGTCGGCGACGTGATGGGCAACTACCACCCGCACGGCGACTCGTCGATCTACGACGCGCTGGTGCGCATGGGGCAGCCGTGGTCGTTGCGTTACCCGCTCATCGACGGCAACGGCAACTTCGGCTCGCCGGGCAACGACCCGCCGGCCGCCATGCGCTACACCGAGTCGAAGCTCTCGCCCCTCGCCATGGAGATGCTGCGGGACATCGACGAGGACACCGTCGACATGCAGGACAACTACGACGGCCGGGCCAAGGAGCCCACCATCCTGCCGGCGCGGTTCCCCAACCTGCTGGTCAACGGCTCCGAGGGCATCGCCGTCGGCATGGCCACCAAGATCCCGCCGCACAACCTGCGCGAGATCGCCGGGGCCGTGCAGTGGTGCCTCGACAACCCGGACGTCGACGAGGCCACCACGCTCGACGCGCTGCTGGAGATCGTCAAGGGTCCCGACTTCCCGACCAAGGGCCTGATCGTCGGTCAGCAGGCGATTCAGGACGCCTACCGCACCGGGCGCGGCTCGATCCGGATGCGCGCGGTGGTCGAGGTCGAGGAGGACAGCCGCGGCCGGCCCTGCCTCGTGGTCACCGAGCTGCCCTACCAGGTCAACCCGGACAACCTCGCCGAGCGCGTGGCCGAGCTGGTCAAGGAGGGCAAGCTCACCGGCATCGCCGACATCCGGGACGAGTCCTCCGGCCGTACGGGCATGCGGTTGATCCTGGTCCTGAAGCGCGACGCCGTCGCGAAGGTCGTGCTCAACAACCTCTACAAGCACACCCAGCTGCAGGAGACGTTCGGCGCCAACATGCTGGCGCTGGTCGACGGTGTGCCGCGCACGCTCAACCTCGCGCAGTTCATCCGGTACTACGTCGAGCACCAGATCGAGGTCATCCGCCGGCGCACGGCCTACCGCCTGCGCAAGGCCGAGGAGCGCGCGCACATCCTGCGCGGTCTGGTCAAGGCACTCGACGCGCTCGACGAGGTCATCGCGTTGATCCGGCGCTCGCCCACGGTCGAGGACGCCCGGCAGGGCCTGATCCAGCTGCTCGACATCGACCAGGTGCAGTCCCAGGCGATCCTGGACATGCAGCTGCGCCGGCTCGCGGCCCTGGAGCGGCAGAAGATCATCGACGAGCTCGCCAGCATCGAGGTCGAGATCGCCGACCTCAAGGACATCCTCGCCAAGCCGGAGCGGCAGCGTGCGATCGTCTCCGAGGAGCTGGCCGAGATCGTCAACCGGTTCGGTGATGACCGGCTCACCCAGATCATCCCGTTTGATGGTGAGGTCTCGATGGAGGACCTCATCGCCCGCGAGGACGTTGTGGTGACCATCACACGCACTGGTTACGCCAAGCGCACGAAGGTCGATCTCTACCGGTCGCAGAAGCGTGGCGGCAAGGGCGTGAGCGGCGCAACCTTGCGTCAGGACGACATCGTCAGCCACTTCTTCGTCATCTCGACGCACTCCTGGATCTTGTTCTTCACGAACAAAGGCCGGGTGTACCGGGCCAAGGCGTACGAGCTGCCGGAAGCGGCACGCACCGCAAAAGGCCAGCACGTCGCCAACCTGCTCGCCTTCCAGCCGGACGAGCACATCGCCCAGGTCATCCAGATCCCTCACTACGAGGTGGAGCCCTACCTTGTGCTCGCCACCAAGAATGGGCTCGTGAAGAAGACCCGGCTCGCTGAATTTGACTCCAACCGCAGCGGTGGCATCATCGCCATCAACCTGCGGGAGGATGACGAATTGGTGGGCGCCGCGCTGGCCGCATCGGAGAACGACCTGCTCCTGGTCTCGAAGCACGCCCAGGCCATCCGGTTCAACGCGACCGACGAGGCGCTGCGACCCATGGGCCGGGCGACCTCCGGTGTCATCGGCATGCGCTTCAGCGGCGACGACGAGCTGCTCGCGATGGAGGTCGTGCGCGAGGGCCTCGACGTTTTGGTCGCCACCAATGGCGGGTATGCCAAGCGGACGCCGATCGAGGAGTATCCCGTGCAGGGACGGGGCGGCAAGGGCGTACTGACCGCCAAGATCACCGAGCGTCGTGGTGGCCTGGTCGGAGCGCTGGTGATCGACCCGGAGGATGAGCTGTTTGCCATCACCAGCAATGGTGGTGTCATCCGGACTCCCGTGAAGCCTGTACGGCGCACGCGGGATCGGAACACAATGGGGGTCAAGCTGATGGACCTCCCAGAAGGTGTAACCATCGTGGCGCTTGCTCGCAATGCCGACGAGCCTGACGAACAGGACTAGTTGATGCCGGAGACACAGGCGAAGTCGGGGGCGGGGGCTTCGGCCACTCCCGTCGATGAGGAGCCGAAGAAGGACGGCGCCGCATCGAACGGGCGCGAGGCCGCTGGCCGCGCGTCGGTCCCCGCGGATGCCCCGTCCCCGCCGAAGTTCACCCGCGCCCCGGGCATGGCCCCGCCGCCGGGTGAACCCGCCGCCGACAACGAGAGCCCGGCCGATGGCAAACGGCCGGGCGGTCCCTCGGTTGCGAAGGGGTCTGCCACTGTGCCGATCGTCACCAAGGGCAAGAGCGGTGGCACCGGGGCCCAGGGGGCGCCGGTCGGACGCACCGTGACGCCGCCCCCGGCCAACCCCGTAACGGCCCCGCAGCGGCCCGCCGACGGCGCCAAGCGCCCCGGTGCGGCCGGCGCTGCCGGTGCCGCCGCGGTGGGTGCGGCCCGGGTCTCGGAGACCGTGCGCTCGGCCCGCTCGACAGTCTCGTCGGCAGCTGCCCGCGGCCCCCGGCGAGCCCGGTTGAACCTCAAGCGGATCGACCCCTGGTCCGTGATGAAGTTCGCCTTCGCCGTCTCCGTGGTCCTGTTCATCGTCGTGGTCGTGGCCACCGCGGTGCTCTACCTCGCGCTCGACGCCATGGGCGTGTGGGGCGAGGTGAACAACAGCCTGCAGTCCCTGGTGAACGCCAGCGGCGGCACCGACGCGGCCGACACCAGCAGTGGCTTCCGCATCACCGCCTGGGGCGTCATCGGCACGTCGATGCTCATCGGCGCGGTCAACGTGGTCCTCTTCACCGCGCTGGCCACCCTGGGCGCCTTCATCTACAACGTCTGCGCCGACCTGGTCGGCGGCGTCGAACTGACGCTCGCGGAACGCGACTGACCCGCAGTCCGGAGTGCGGTCGCCGTCACAGCCCGGCGGCCGCCCCCCGATTTGAGCGCCGCGATCGCCGTGGGGTAACCTTCGGTGTCGCTGTCGCGGGGCTATAGCTCAGTCGGTTAGAGCGCAGAGCTGATAACTCTGAGGTCGCTGGTTCGATTCCAGCTAGCCCCACCACGCAGTCCTCCATCGCTTACTCAAGGGGACCGGCATGTTCAAGAAGCTCCTGATCGTCGCCGGCCTCGTCGGTGCCACGGCCCTGGTCGTCAAGAAGGTCAAGGCCTCCAGCGACGAGCGCGCCCTGTGGCACGAAGCCACCACCGCGCCCGACCTGCGCTGAGCCCGACCCCCACGGGGCCCTAGCTCAACTGGCAGAGCACCGCCTTTGCAAGGCGGGGGTTAGGGGTTCAAGTCCCCTGGGCTCCACGAGACCCTGAGACCCCTCTGCCCGCGGAAAGCGCGGGCTGGGGGGTCTCGTCATGTCTGCTCCGGGGGCCGAGCCCCCGGACGCCCCGCGGTGCGGTGGGCGCTCGGGTGCGTGGGTCGCGGTGGGGGGTGGGGCGGATTCGCTTCGCTTTCCGCGGGTGGGCTGGGGGCTTGGCGTTTGGCCTGGTTACGGATTGCGGGCCTCGGCCTTCGGTGCGGCTCTCGTGCTGTGCCTGGTTTGCTTGCCTACTTTGTCGAGCCTGGCTCTCCGGCCTGATTTGGCTTCCCGGCCTGGTCTGGCTTTCGGACTGGTCTGGCTTCCCGGCCTTGATGGGGTTTCGCGGTCTGGGCCCGGTTCTCGGTTCTGGCTTCCGGGCCATGGTTTCCGGTCGTGCCGGGGTTTCTGAGTCTCGTTCTGGCTGCCCGGTTCTGGGCTCGGCTCTGGTTCTGGGTTCGGCTCCGGTTTTGGGCCTGGCTCCAGGGAGTGTTTGGAAAGTCATCGGAGCCACTTGTCGATCGCGGCGATGCGGACGGCGAGCTCGTCGTAGCGAGTGGCGACGGCTCGGTGCCGCTTGAGTCGATTGATGCCGCATTCCACAGCGTGGTGCTGCTTGGAGGTCTCGGGGTCGAAGGCGGGTGGTCGGCCGCCCGCCGAACCACGCCGTAGCCGGTGACCGGCCTGATCCGAGGCTCGCTGACAGCCGCCCGGATACCACGCCGGCGCAGTTCAGCCCGTTTACCGCAACAGCTGCAGGCCTTGCAGCCAGGACCCGATCCGGTCGGTCCTGGCCCGCCCAGGCCCGCGTCGCGGCACCGGATACCGGCCTGGACCGCGGTGAACTGCGCACTGTCACCAGCCTGCCCGGCAGTGACCAGCATCGACAGCGGACGCTGGCCTTGCTCACAGGCCAGATGCGGTGTCGTGCCCAGCCCACCGCGTGACCGGCCGAGGGCGTGGTCGTTGGGCTCGGTGTCCGCTCCACCGGGCGGATGTTTCTGATCTTCCCCCTTTTGCGGGCTCCGGCGGCATGCTGATGAGCCCGGCAGACGGTGGAAGTGACCGACACGTCCCAGGTGATGATCTTCTCGGCGTCGGCCGCCGCCTGCAGCCGAGTCAGGATTTCGGCCCACACGCCGTCGCGCGCCACTGCCGCAACAATCCATACGCCGTTTCCCAAGGCCCATACCGCTCGGGCACGTCACGCCACGGCGATCCGGTGCGCACCCACCACCGGATCGCGTTGATCACCGTGCACCGGTCCCGGGGCGGGCGTCCCATTTGCACCTCGGGCAGCACAGCCTCGAGTCGGGCCCCTTGATCGTTCGTCAGGTCACCGCGCCACGCATTCCGAACACTCCCTAGTTCTGGGCTCGGCTCCGGTTGTGGGTTGCCTACGCGGGTTCGGTCGTCGAACCGGTTTGGGTTCCGAGCGCTGTTTGGGCTTTACGCACAGGCAGCGCGGCGCGGGCATTCGATATGGCGTGCGGGATTCCGTCGGTCGCTAGCCCTGTCGCGGGTTCGGCGGCGGCGCGGGTGGGGCCTGGCTGTCTTTCTTGCCTCGCCCTGGGTGCGAACAGAGCCGTTCACACCAGCATGTTCGGCGCCGCCGGCACGGCTCGCTGCGTCGGTCGGGTTTCGCGTTGCGGGCTTGTTCCCTCTGCGTCTTTCCGGGCGAGTGCGGCGGGATCATCCGTCGCAGGGGTGGGCGGTGACGTACTGGTCGTGGTGGAGGGAGAGGTCGAGGGCGGCCAGACGGTGGAGGGTTTCGGCGGTGTAGGTGATCGCGGGGGTGGTGATGAGGATGTCGCCGTCGGGGGTGAGGCCGGCTTCGGTGGTGATGACGACCATGATTCCGGCTTGCAGGTCCAGGAGGTGGCGCGCGGTTGCCAGGGCGGCGGCGTGGGGTTCGAGGATTGTCAGCAGGGCTGTGACGACCTCCTCGGTGTCGTGGGTTCGGCGTTCGGGGAGTTCGTAGGTCCAGTCGCTGAAGCGGTGACCATGATCGTGCCGGCGCCATGAGGTGGTCGGGGTGAGGCCGGTCAGGGCGGTGACCTGGGCCGGGTCGAAAGCGATCCGGTCGAGGTCGGCGGGGCTGTACGGTGGGCCGGCGGCCCGATGCTCGCTGGTCACGTACAGGTAGGCCCGTTGCAGGCAGGTCATGGCGATCGAAGGTAGAGCGGCGGAGCGGTGTTGGCGATCGAATTGGGTGACGGCGGCGTGCTGCGGCCGTTGGAGCCATGGCAGGCCGAGGAGTTCCTGGCGCACATGGATCGGGCGCGGGAGACCGTTGATCCGTGGATTCCGTGGGCCTCGCTGAGCCATGATCTGGAGTCGGCGCGGGCGACTTTGCAGCGGTACGCCGACAAGGCTGCCGCCGACTCGGGCCGGCTGTACGGCATCTGGCTCGACGGGGTGCTGGTGGGCGGCACGATGTTCGTCTCGTTCGATGCTGCCTGGGGCAACTGCGAGGTCGGGTGCTGGCTCGAGCCTGCTGCGACCGGCAAGGGGCTGATGACGCGGGCGGTTCGGGTGCTGCTGCGGTGGGCCTTCGAGGAGCGGGGGATGCAGCGGGTCGAGTGGCAATGCCGGCCCGACAACACGGCCAGCAGCGGGGTCGCGCGGCGGGTGGGGATGACGCTCGACGGTGTGCTGCGCGCCAACTTCCCTTATCGCGGGGTGCGGCACGACAGCGAGATCTGGTCGATTCTCGCCACCGAATGGCGTCCCTGAAAGTCCCGGACAACGCTTGGCGTGACTTGCCGCTGAAAGAGGCATCGGCCGTTCGGTTGTTGCGAGCCGGGCTTTGCGGGGTCAATATCCACCTGTGACGATGCGTTCCCGGAGCTGGCTGACCACGGGGGAGACCGCGGTTCTGCTGCGGTCGTCGCGGGCCCGGGTGGCGGATCTCTGCCTGCGTGGGTTGCTTCCGTACGTAACAGTGGCCGGCCAGCGACGGATGCGCCGCTGTGACGTCGAGGCGTTGCTCCAGCCCGCGATGACCCGCGACCAGTTGCGGGTGTTGTGGCTGCACCGGGCGGTGGCCGGCCGCCTGGTCAACGATCCGCGGGCGGTCA includes:
- the gyrB gene encoding DNA topoisomerase (ATP-hydrolyzing) subunit B — protein: MAEKNQEYGAGSITVLEGLEAVRKRPGMYIGSTGERGLHHLVWEVVDNAVDEALAGYCDTIDVVLLPDGGVSVTDNGRGFPVDLHPKLKKPGVEVALTVLHAGGKFDGKAYAVSGGLHGVGVSVVNALSTRMAVEIHKDGFVWRQKYDASKPGPLDKGEATTTTGSTVQFWPDATIFETVEFDFQTIYRRLQEMAFLNKGLTINFTDQRAESADEEGNARKVSFMYENGIADFVRHLNNTKNPVHKSVIEFEADSPEEGMAIEIAMQWNESYGESVYTFANRINTHEGGTHEEGFRAALTNTINRYGAEKKFLKSDEKLSGEDIREGLAAIISVTLANPQFEGQTKTKLGNTSMKSFVQKIANERIADWFDRNPAEAKTIITKASQAARARIAAQQARKLARRKSLLESGSMPGKLADCQSTDPRVSELFIVEGDSAGGSAKQGRDSQIQAILPIRGKILNVEKARIDRVLKNNEVQALITALGTGIHDDFDIAKLRYHKIVLMADADVDGQHIQTLLLTLLFRFMRPLVEVGHVYLAAPPLYKIKWNKRGDDAQYAYSDRERDGLIALRQQKKANAKPDDIQRFKGLGEMNFHELWDTTMDPSTRTLRQVTLDDAAVADELFSVLMGEDVEARRSFIQRNAKDVRFLDI
- a CDS encoding DUF3566 domain-containing protein, producing MPETQAKSGAGASATPVDEEPKKDGAASNGREAAGRASVPADAPSPPKFTRAPGMAPPPGEPAADNESPADGKRPGGPSVAKGSATVPIVTKGKSGGTGAQGAPVGRTVTPPPANPVTAPQRPADGAKRPGAAGAAGAAAVGAARVSETVRSARSTVSSAAARGPRRARLNLKRIDPWSVMKFAFAVSVVLFIVVVVATAVLYLALDAMGVWGEVNNSLQSLVNASGGTDAADTSSGFRITAWGVIGTSMLIGAVNVVLFTALATLGAFIYNVCADLVGGVELTLAERD
- the gyrA gene encoding DNA gyrase subunit A, yielding MTDIPENPAEEPQNATGGGVGQRVEPVGLEVEMQRSYLDYAMSVIVGRALPDVRDGLKPVHRKILYAMYDSGFRPDRGYVKCARVVGDVMGNYHPHGDSSIYDALVRMGQPWSLRYPLIDGNGNFGSPGNDPPAAMRYTESKLSPLAMEMLRDIDEDTVDMQDNYDGRAKEPTILPARFPNLLVNGSEGIAVGMATKIPPHNLREIAGAVQWCLDNPDVDEATTLDALLEIVKGPDFPTKGLIVGQQAIQDAYRTGRGSIRMRAVVEVEEDSRGRPCLVVTELPYQVNPDNLAERVAELVKEGKLTGIADIRDESSGRTGMRLILVLKRDAVAKVVLNNLYKHTQLQETFGANMLALVDGVPRTLNLAQFIRYYVEHQIEVIRRRTAYRLRKAEERAHILRGLVKALDALDEVIALIRRSPTVEDARQGLIQLLDIDQVQSQAILDMQLRRLAALERQKIIDELASIEVEIADLKDILAKPERQRAIVSEELAEIVNRFGDDRLTQIIPFDGEVSMEDLIAREDVVVTITRTGYAKRTKVDLYRSQKRGGKGVSGATLRQDDIVSHFFVISTHSWILFFTNKGRVYRAKAYELPEAARTAKGQHVANLLAFQPDEHIAQVIQIPHYEVEPYLVLATKNGLVKKTRLAEFDSNRSGGIIAINLREDDELVGAALAASENDLLLVSKHAQAIRFNATDEALRPMGRATSGVIGMRFSGDDELLAMEVVREGLDVLVATNGGYAKRTPIEEYPVQGRGGKGVLTAKITERRGGLVGALVIDPEDELFAITSNGGVIRTPVKPVRRTRDRNTMGVKLMDLPEGVTIVALARNADEPDEQD
- a CDS encoding DciA family protein; protein product: MAGPELARAVLDAALAKRRTAQQQPRRRTEGGDGSARRLRGYSGPGPDPRDPQLFGAVLERIMKQRGWQKPAAEATVFGAWEKVVGADIAKHSRPIKLEDGVLTVEAESTAWATQLRLLAARLLKSIAAEVGHNVVTRLNIHGPAAPSWNRGPRRVQGRGPRDTYG
- a CDS encoding GNAT family N-acetyltransferase, which encodes MLAIELGDGGVLRPLEPWQAEEFLAHMDRARETVDPWIPWASLSHDLESARATLQRYADKAAADSGRLYGIWLDGVLVGGTMFVSFDAAWGNCEVGCWLEPAATGKGLMTRAVRVLLRWAFEERGMQRVEWQCRPDNTASSGVARRVGMTLDGVLRANFPYRGVRHDSEIWSILATEWRP
- a CDS encoding DLW-39 family protein, with the translated sequence MFKKLLIVAGLVGATALVVKKVKASSDERALWHEATTAPDLR
- a CDS encoding DUF4279 domain-containing protein, whose translation is MTCLQRAYLYVTSEHRAAGPPYSPADLDRIAFDPAQVTALTGLTPTTSWRRHDHGHRFSDWTYELPERRTHDTEEVVTALLTILEPHAAALATARHLLDLQAGIMVVITTEAGLTPDGDILITTPAITYTAETLHRLAALDLSLHHDQYVTAHPCDG